The genomic stretch CTCGGGCGGCTCAGTCACGCGGGCGCTGCCGCGCACCGGCTAGGAGAGGGGCCGCGCGGTGTCCTTCACCTCGAGTACGTGGTGACCGTTGTACGTTCCGCAGAACGGACAGACCTGGTGCGTCGGCTTGAGGCGATGACACTGCGGGCAGGGACCCAATTGTGGCAATGCCGCGTGCAGGTGGCTGCGGCGATTGTTTCGACGACGGCGCGGGATTTTCTTCTTTGGGAGTGCTCCCATGTGCTCCTCTCTGGGCGGGCCCTCGCTCGGGGTGGTCTCATATTCGGGTTGGAATAAGCGTCGTGAATTCTACCGAATTCCGATCGGCGTCAGCTTCGCCCGGTCGTCTTTCGATCGAGCAGCGGAGCGAGGGCTGAGAATGGTGACGAATCGACGTCGGAGGGGCAAGCGCAGGCTTGCTCGTTGAGGTCCGCGCCACAAGTCGGGCAAAGGCCCCGGCAATCGGGGCTACAGACGGGTTGGAGCGGGGCGT from Chloroflexota bacterium encodes the following:
- the rpmF gene encoding 50S ribosomal protein L32, with the translated sequence MGALPKKKIPRRRRNNRRSHLHAALPQLGPCPQCHRLKPTHQVCPFCGTYNGHHVLEVKDTARPLS